In one window of Burkholderia cenocepacia DNA:
- the ompR gene encoding two-component system response regulator OmpR — protein sequence MPIMETKNPSKILVVDDDPRLRDLLRRYLGEQGFNVYVAENATAMNKLWVRERFDLLVLDLMLPGEDGLSICRRLRGSNDRTPIIMLTAKGEDVDRIVGLEMGADDYLPKPFNPRELVARIHAVLRRQAPAELPGAPSETTEVFEFGEFSLNLATRTLTKSGQEIPLTTGEFSVLKVFARHPRQPLSREKLMELARGREYEVFDRSLDVQISRLRKLIEPDPGSPRFIQTVWGLGYVFIPDGAA from the coding sequence ATGCCGATCATGGAAACGAAAAACCCCTCCAAGATTCTCGTCGTCGACGACGACCCTCGCCTGCGCGATCTGCTGCGCCGCTACCTCGGCGAACAGGGTTTCAACGTCTATGTCGCGGAAAACGCGACCGCGATGAACAAGCTCTGGGTACGCGAGCGTTTCGACCTGCTCGTGCTCGACCTGATGCTGCCCGGCGAAGACGGCCTGTCGATCTGCCGCCGGCTGCGCGGCAGCAACGACCGCACGCCGATCATCATGCTCACCGCGAAGGGCGAGGACGTCGATCGCATCGTCGGCCTCGAGATGGGCGCCGACGATTACCTGCCGAAGCCGTTCAACCCGCGCGAACTGGTCGCGCGCATTCACGCGGTGCTGCGCCGCCAGGCGCCGGCCGAACTGCCGGGCGCCCCGTCGGAAACCACCGAGGTGTTCGAGTTCGGCGAATTCTCGCTGAATCTCGCCACGCGCACGCTGACGAAATCCGGCCAGGAAATTCCGCTGACCACCGGCGAATTCTCGGTGCTGAAAGTGTTCGCGCGTCATCCGCGCCAGCCGCTGTCGCGTGAAAAGCTGATGGAGCTCGCCCGCGGCCGCGAATACGAAGTGTTCGACCGCAGCCTCGACGTGCAGATCTCGCGCCTGCGCAAGCTGATCGAACCCGATCCGGGCAGCCCGCGCTTCATCCAGACCGTCTGGGGCCTCGGCTACGTGTTCATCCCGGACGGCGCCGCCTGA
- a CDS encoding ATP-binding protein — protein sequence MRIDRRLLQLAFGGLFWRTFLLIALLISVSLAAWFQSFRVIEREPRAQRVALQLVAVVKLTRTALLYSDPDLRRALLQDLESNEGVRVYPREKTDKFKLQPDESLNRLIEHDIRSRLGDDTVIAQSVNDIPGVWISFKIDDDDYWVALDRDQLDNVTGLQWAGWGLFALALSLFGSAFITSLVNRPFSRLALAARQVGSGQAPEPLPERGMGVAAETNRSFNQMVRDLEQLEADRALMLAGISHDLRTPLARLRLETEMSPSDQATKDAMVDDIEQMDRIIAAFIDYARPSQRKPEPVDLSSIAHEVAARVSGEDGVEIRTRLAPSAIIEADETDMRRVIGNLVENARKYGQSKQDGISRITLETRVSHARVELSVSDEGPGIPEDQLPLVMRPFYRVDTARTKADGTGLGMAIVLRLVGRYRGALRLRNRHPDAGLEVTLEFPGAGKARATA from the coding sequence ATGCGTATCGACCGGCGCCTTTTGCAGCTCGCGTTCGGCGGGCTGTTCTGGCGCACCTTCCTGCTGATCGCGCTGCTGATCTCGGTCAGTCTCGCCGCGTGGTTCCAGAGCTTTCGCGTGATCGAGCGCGAGCCGCGTGCGCAGCGCGTCGCGCTCCAGCTCGTCGCGGTCGTGAAGCTCACGCGCACCGCCCTGCTCTATTCCGATCCCGACTTGCGGCGCGCGCTGCTGCAGGATCTCGAGAGCAACGAGGGCGTGCGCGTGTACCCGCGCGAGAAAACCGACAAGTTCAAGCTGCAGCCCGACGAATCGCTGAATCGCCTGATCGAACACGACATCCGCAGCCGTCTCGGCGACGATACCGTGATCGCGCAGTCGGTCAACGACATTCCCGGCGTGTGGATCAGCTTCAAGATCGACGACGACGACTACTGGGTCGCGCTCGACCGCGACCAGCTCGACAACGTCACGGGCCTGCAGTGGGCCGGCTGGGGGCTGTTCGCGCTCGCGCTGTCGCTGTTCGGCTCCGCGTTCATCACGAGCCTCGTGAACCGGCCGTTCTCGCGGCTCGCGCTTGCCGCGCGCCAGGTCGGTTCCGGCCAGGCGCCCGAGCCCCTGCCCGAGCGCGGGATGGGCGTCGCGGCCGAAACCAACCGCAGCTTCAACCAGATGGTGCGCGACCTCGAACAACTCGAGGCCGATCGCGCGCTGATGCTCGCGGGCATCTCGCACGACCTGCGCACGCCGCTCGCGCGGCTGCGGCTCGAAACCGAGATGAGCCCGTCCGACCAGGCGACCAAGGACGCGATGGTCGACGACATCGAACAGATGGACCGCATCATCGCGGCCTTCATCGACTACGCGCGCCCGTCGCAGCGCAAGCCCGAGCCGGTCGACCTGTCGTCGATCGCGCACGAAGTCGCCGCGCGCGTGTCGGGCGAGGACGGCGTCGAGATCCGCACGCGGCTCGCGCCGAGCGCGATCATCGAAGCCGACGAAACCGACATGCGCCGCGTGATCGGCAACCTCGTCGAGAATGCGCGCAAATACGGCCAGAGCAAGCAGGACGGCATCTCGCGCATCACGCTCGAGACGCGCGTGTCGCATGCGCGCGTCGAGCTGTCGGTGAGCGACGAAGGGCCCGGCATCCCCGAGGATCAACTGCCGCTCGTGATGCGGCCGTTCTATCGCGTCGACACCGCGCGCACCAAGGCGGACGGCACGGGCCTCGGGATGGCGATCGTGCTGCGGCTCGTCGGCCGCTACCGCGGCGCGCTGCGGCTGCGCAACCGCCACCCGGACGCCGGCCTCGAAGTCACGCTCGAATTCCCCGGCGCCGGCAAGGCGCGTGCGACCGCGTGA
- a CDS encoding peroxiredoxin produces MKTVGDKLEAFTVVAAKPGFNNHEENGQSAFETVTEASFPGKWKIIYFYPKDFTFVCPTEIVEFAKLTKQFEERDAVLLGGSSDNEFVKLAWRREHKDLDKLNHYSFGDVKGELIDQLGVRDKEAGVALRATFIVDPDNTIQHVSVNNLNVGRSPEEVLRILDGLQTDELCPCNRAVGGATL; encoded by the coding sequence ATGAAAACCGTGGGCGATAAACTCGAAGCTTTCACCGTCGTAGCCGCGAAGCCGGGCTTCAATAATCACGAGGAAAACGGCCAGTCGGCGTTCGAGACCGTCACCGAAGCGTCGTTCCCGGGCAAGTGGAAGATCATCTACTTCTATCCGAAGGATTTCACGTTCGTGTGCCCGACGGAAATCGTCGAATTCGCGAAGCTCACGAAGCAGTTCGAAGAGCGCGACGCCGTCCTGCTCGGCGGCAGCTCGGACAACGAATTCGTGAAGCTCGCATGGCGCCGTGAACACAAGGATCTCGACAAGCTGAACCACTACTCGTTCGGCGACGTCAAGGGCGAACTGATCGACCAGCTCGGCGTGCGCGACAAGGAAGCCGGCGTGGCCCTGCGTGCAACGTTCATCGTCGACCCGGACAACACGATCCAGCACGTTTCGGTGAACAACCTGAACGTCGGCCGCAGCCCGGAAGAAGTCCTGCGCATTCTGGACGGCCTGCAAACGGACGAACTCTGCCCGTGCAACCGCGCAGTCGGCGGCGCCACGCTGTAA
- a CDS encoding carboxymuconolactone decarboxylase family protein → MEFIDSIKARIPDYAKDIRLNLDGTISRSSLEGTDAVGVALAAAIAAKSTVLVKTIREAGVLSPEETNAVLTAAALMGMNNTWYPYVEMADDADLKTQRAELRMGAYATHGGVDKRKFEMYALAASIVGKCHFCVKSHYALLKNEQGMTVTQLRDVGRIASVINAAAQVIAAEGE, encoded by the coding sequence ATGGAATTCATCGACTCGATTAAGGCACGTATCCCCGACTACGCGAAGGACATTCGCCTGAACCTCGACGGCACGATCTCGCGCTCGTCGCTCGAAGGCACCGACGCGGTCGGCGTGGCACTGGCGGCGGCCATCGCGGCGAAGAGCACGGTGCTCGTGAAGACGATCCGCGAAGCCGGCGTGCTGTCGCCCGAAGAGACGAACGCCGTGCTGACGGCGGCCGCGCTGATGGGGATGAACAACACCTGGTATCCGTATGTCGAGATGGCCGACGACGCCGACCTGAAGACGCAGCGCGCCGAACTGCGGATGGGCGCGTATGCGACGCACGGCGGCGTCGACAAGCGCAAGTTCGAGATGTACGCGCTCGCCGCGTCGATCGTCGGCAAGTGCCACTTCTGCGTGAAGTCGCACTATGCGCTGCTGAAGAACGAGCAAGGGATGACCGTCACGCAACTGCGCGACGTCGGCCGCATCGCGTCGGTGATCAACGCCGCCGCGCAGGTGATCGCCGCCGAAGGCGAATAA
- the ispF gene encoding 2-C-methyl-D-erythritol 2,4-cyclodiphosphate synthase yields the protein MDFRIGQGYDVHQLVEGRPLIIGGVTIPYERGLLGHSDADVLLHAITDALFGAAALGDIGRHFSDTDAAFKGADSRVLLRACAERVKAAGFAIQNVDSTVIAQAPKLAPHIDGMRANIAADLGLPLERVNVKAKTNEKLGYLGRGEGIEAQAAALLVKQGA from the coding sequence ATGGATTTCAGAATCGGACAAGGCTATGACGTGCACCAGCTCGTCGAAGGGCGCCCCCTCATCATCGGCGGCGTGACGATTCCGTACGAGCGCGGCCTGCTCGGCCACTCGGACGCGGACGTGCTGCTGCATGCGATCACCGACGCGCTGTTCGGCGCGGCGGCGCTCGGCGACATCGGCCGCCATTTCTCCGATACCGACGCGGCGTTCAAGGGTGCGGACAGCCGCGTGCTGCTGCGCGCGTGCGCCGAGCGCGTGAAGGCGGCCGGCTTCGCGATCCAGAACGTCGACAGCACCGTGATCGCGCAGGCGCCGAAGCTCGCGCCGCATATCGACGGGATGCGCGCGAACATCGCGGCGGATCTCGGGCTGCCGCTCGAGCGCGTGAACGTGAAGGCGAAGACCAACGAGAAGCTCGGCTATCTCGGCCGCGGCGAGGGGATCGAGGCGCAGGCTGCCGCGCTGCTGGTCAAGCAGGGCGCCTGA
- the ispD gene encoding 2-C-methyl-D-erythritol 4-phosphate cytidylyltransferase codes for MTPRLFALIPCAGTGSRSGSAVPKQYRTLAGRALLHYTLAAFDACSEFAQTLVVLAPDDSHFDARRFAGLRFAVRRCGGGSRQASVLNGLLELAEFGATDHDWVLVHDAARPGITPELIRTLVATLKDDPVGGIVALPVADTLKRVPAGGDAIARTESRDALWQAQTPQMFRIGMLREAILRAQREGHDLTDEASAIEWAGHTPRVVQGSLRNFKVTYPEDFALAEAILARPANAS; via the coding sequence GTGACTCCCCGACTTTTCGCCCTGATTCCCTGCGCCGGCACGGGCAGCCGTTCCGGTTCGGCCGTGCCGAAGCAATACCGCACGCTGGCCGGCCGCGCGCTGCTGCACTACACGCTTGCCGCGTTCGACGCGTGCAGCGAATTCGCGCAGACGCTCGTCGTGCTCGCGCCCGACGATTCCCATTTCGATGCACGCCGCTTCGCGGGCCTGCGCTTCGCGGTGCGCCGCTGCGGCGGCGGCTCGCGGCAGGCGTCGGTGCTCAACGGGCTGCTGGAACTGGCCGAATTCGGCGCGACCGACCACGACTGGGTGCTGGTGCACGACGCCGCGCGCCCCGGCATCACGCCCGAGCTGATCCGCACGCTCGTCGCGACGCTGAAGGACGACCCGGTCGGCGGGATCGTCGCGCTGCCGGTGGCCGATACGCTCAAGCGGGTGCCGGCCGGCGGTGACGCGATCGCGCGCACCGAGTCGCGCGACGCGCTGTGGCAGGCGCAGACCCCGCAGATGTTCCGCATCGGCATGCTGCGCGAAGCGATCCTGCGGGCGCAGCGCGAAGGGCACGACCTGACCGACGAAGCGAGCGCGATCGAGTGGGCCGGCCATACGCCGCGCGTCGTGCAGGGCAGCCTGCGCAACTTCAAGGTCACGTACCCGGAAGATTTCGCGCTCGCGGAGGCGATTCTCGCGCGCCCCGCGAACGCTTCCTGA
- the mfd gene encoding transcription-repair coupling factor has translation MPDNASTPSASPVARVKPGQRFAFDGAHGSADALAIARYLADNRQDVPLLAVICANAVDAQRLSQEIRYFSPDARVRLLPDWETLPYDTFSPHQDLVSERLATLHDLGEGRCDILLVPATTALYRMPPASFMAAYTFAFAQGERLDEAKLKAQLTLAGYEHVSQVVRPGEYCVRGSLIDLYPMGSPLPYRIDLFDDQVDSIRAFDPDTQRSLYPVRDVRLLPGREFPFDEAARTAFRSRWRETFEGDPSRAPIYKDIGNGVPSAGIEYYLPLFFDETATLFHYLPQDAHLVFTGDLEASIRRFTADTKQRHAFLAHDRERPILEPQRLFLSDEDFFAFAKPFARVVLPAQPAGGWATALPELTVDRHADDPLASLRTFVESSGKRVLLTVESAGRRETILQLLAEHHLRPSSNDDFASWLASDARFALGVAPLANGFAVPGEGYAIVTETELYGALGRRAGRRRQEQASNVDAMVRDLSELKVGDPVVHAQHGIGRYMGLVSMDLGEGETEFLHLEYSGDSKLYVPVAQLHVISRYSGADPDSAPLHALGSGQWERAKRKAAQQIRDTAAELLNLYARRAAREGHAFSLDPRDYVKFAESFGFEETPDQAAAIAAVIGDMTSGKPMDRLVCGDVGFGKTEVALRAAFIAVLGGKQVALLSPTTLLAEQHTQTFADRFADWPVRIVELSRFKTAKEVNAAIAQINEGSVDIVIGTHKLLSSDVQFKRLGLVIIDEEHRFGVRQKEALKALRAEVDVLTLTATPIPRTLGMALEGLRDFSVIATAPQKRLAIKTFVRREEESVIREAMLRELKRGGQVYFLHNEVETIENRKAMLEALVPEARIVIAHGQMHERELERVMRDFVAQRANVLLCTTIIETGIDVPSANTIIMHRADKFGLAQLHQLRGRVGRSHHQAYAYLLVHDPQSLTKQAQRRLEAIQQMEELGSGFYLAMHDLEIRGTGEVLGDKQSGEIHEIGFQLYTDMLNDAVKALKNGKEPDLTAPLAATTEINLHAPAILPADYCADVQERLSLYKRLANCEHGDAIDGIQEELIDRFGKLPPQAHALVETHRLRIAAKPLGIVKIDASEVAIGLQFEPNPPIDPMRIIEMVQKHRHIKLAGQDKLRIETRSPDLAIRVSTIKETLRALGPKQGAAVAAR, from the coding sequence ATGCCAGATAACGCTTCCACCCCGTCCGCTTCACCCGTTGCCCGCGTCAAGCCCGGTCAGCGTTTCGCCTTCGACGGCGCGCACGGCTCCGCCGACGCGCTCGCCATCGCCCGGTATCTCGCCGACAACCGCCAGGACGTGCCGCTCCTCGCGGTGATCTGCGCGAACGCGGTCGACGCGCAGCGGCTGTCGCAGGAAATCCGCTACTTCTCGCCCGACGCGCGCGTGCGCCTGCTGCCCGACTGGGAAACGCTGCCGTACGACACGTTCTCGCCGCACCAGGACCTCGTGTCCGAGCGGCTGGCCACGTTGCACGACCTCGGCGAGGGCCGCTGCGACATCCTGCTCGTGCCCGCCACCACCGCGCTGTACCGGATGCCGCCCGCGTCGTTCATGGCCGCGTACACGTTCGCGTTCGCGCAGGGCGAGCGGCTCGACGAGGCGAAGCTGAAGGCGCAGCTCACGCTGGCCGGCTACGAGCACGTGAGCCAGGTCGTGCGCCCCGGCGAATACTGCGTGCGCGGCTCGCTGATCGACCTGTACCCGATGGGCTCGCCGCTGCCGTACCGGATCGACCTGTTCGACGACCAGGTCGATTCGATCCGCGCGTTCGATCCCGACACGCAGCGCAGCCTCTACCCGGTGCGCGACGTGCGCCTGTTGCCCGGCCGCGAGTTCCCGTTCGACGAAGCCGCGCGCACGGCCTTCCGCAGCCGCTGGCGCGAAACCTTCGAAGGCGACCCGAGCCGCGCGCCGATCTACAAGGACATCGGCAACGGCGTGCCGTCGGCCGGCATCGAGTATTACCTGCCGCTGTTCTTCGACGAGACGGCCACGCTGTTCCACTACCTGCCGCAGGACGCGCACCTCGTGTTCACCGGCGACCTCGAAGCGTCGATCCGCCGCTTCACGGCCGATACGAAGCAGCGTCACGCGTTCCTCGCGCACGATCGCGAGCGGCCGATCCTCGAACCGCAGCGACTGTTCCTGTCCGACGAGGATTTCTTCGCGTTCGCGAAGCCGTTCGCGCGCGTCGTGCTGCCCGCGCAGCCGGCCGGCGGCTGGGCGACCGCCCTGCCCGAGCTCACCGTCGACCGCCATGCGGACGATCCGCTCGCGTCGCTGCGCACGTTCGTCGAATCGTCGGGCAAGCGCGTGCTGCTGACGGTCGAATCGGCCGGCCGTCGGGAAACGATCCTGCAACTGCTCGCCGAACATCACCTGCGGCCGTCGTCGAACGACGATTTCGCGAGCTGGCTGGCGAGCGATGCGCGCTTCGCGCTCGGCGTCGCGCCGCTCGCGAACGGCTTCGCGGTACCGGGCGAAGGCTATGCGATCGTCACCGAAACCGAGCTGTACGGCGCGCTCGGCCGCCGCGCGGGCCGCCGCCGGCAGGAACAGGCGAGCAACGTCGACGCGATGGTGCGCGACCTGTCCGAGCTGAAGGTCGGCGACCCGGTCGTCCACGCGCAGCACGGCATCGGCCGCTACATGGGCCTCGTGTCGATGGATCTCGGCGAAGGCGAGACCGAATTCCTGCATCTCGAATACTCGGGAGACAGCAAGCTCTACGTGCCCGTCGCGCAACTGCACGTGATCTCGCGCTACAGCGGCGCCGATCCCGACAGCGCGCCGCTGCACGCGCTCGGCTCCGGCCAGTGGGAGCGCGCGAAGCGCAAGGCCGCGCAGCAGATCCGCGATACGGCCGCCGAGCTGCTGAACCTGTACGCGCGCCGCGCGGCCCGTGAAGGCCACGCGTTCTCGCTCGACCCGCGCGACTACGTGAAATTCGCCGAAAGCTTCGGCTTCGAGGAAACGCCCGACCAGGCCGCGGCGATCGCGGCCGTGATCGGCGACATGACGAGCGGCAAGCCGATGGACCGCCTCGTGTGCGGCGACGTCGGCTTCGGCAAGACCGAGGTCGCGCTGCGTGCGGCGTTCATCGCGGTGCTGGGCGGCAAGCAGGTCGCGCTGCTGTCGCCGACCACGCTGCTCGCCGAGCAGCACACGCAGACCTTCGCGGACCGCTTCGCGGACTGGCCGGTGCGCATCGTCGAGCTGTCACGCTTCAAGACCGCGAAGGAAGTGAATGCGGCGATCGCGCAGATCAACGAAGGCAGCGTCGACATCGTGATCGGCACGCACAAGCTGCTGTCGTCTGACGTGCAGTTCAAGCGTCTCGGCCTCGTGATCATCGACGAGGAACACCGCTTCGGCGTGCGCCAGAAGGAAGCGCTGAAGGCGCTGCGCGCGGAAGTCGACGTGCTGACGCTCACCGCGACGCCGATCCCGCGTACGCTCGGGATGGCGCTCGAGGGGCTACGCGATTTCTCGGTGATCGCGACCGCGCCGCAGAAGCGGCTCGCGATCAAGACCTTCGTGCGCCGCGAGGAAGAAAGCGTGATCCGCGAGGCGATGCTGCGCGAGCTCAAGCGCGGCGGCCAGGTGTACTTCCTGCACAACGAAGTCGAGACGATCGAGAACCGCAAGGCAATGCTCGAGGCGCTCGTGCCCGAGGCGCGCATCGTGATCGCGCACGGCCAGATGCACGAGCGCGAACTCGAACGCGTGATGCGCGATTTCGTCGCGCAGCGCGCGAACGTGCTGCTGTGCACGACCATCATCGAGACCGGCATCGACGTGCCGAGCGCGAACACGATCATCATGCACCGCGCGGACAAATTCGGCCTCGCGCAGCTTCACCAGTTGCGCGGCCGCGTCGGCCGCTCGCACCACCAGGCCTACGCGTACCTGCTGGTGCACGATCCGCAGTCGCTGACCAAGCAGGCGCAGCGCCGGCTGGAAGCGATCCAGCAGATGGAGGAACTCGGCTCGGGCTTCTATCTCGCGATGCACGACCTGGAGATCCGCGGCACCGGCGAAGTGCTCGGCGACAAGCAGTCGGGCGAAATCCACGAGATCGGCTTCCAGCTCTATACGGACATGCTGAACGACGCGGTGAAGGCGCTGAAGAACGGCAAGGAGCCCGACCTCACTGCCCCGCTCGCCGCGACGACCGAAATCAACCTGCATGCGCCCGCGATCCTGCCGGCCGATTACTGCGCGGACGTGCAGGAGCGGCTGTCGCTGTACAAGCGGCTCGCGAACTGCGAGCACGGCGACGCGATCGACGGCATCCAGGAAGAGCTGATCGACCGTTTCGGCAAGCTGCCGCCGCAGGCGCACGCGCTCGTCGAGACGCACCGGCTGCGGATCGCCGCGAAGCCGCTCGGCATCGTGAAGATCGACGCGAGCGAGGTCGCGATCGGGCTGCAGTTCGAGCCGAATCCGCCGATCGATCCGATGCGGATCATCGAGATGGTGCAGAAGCATCGCCACATCAAGCTCGCGGGCCAGGACAAGCTGCGCATCGAGACACGCTCGCCCGACCTCGCGATCCGCGTATCGACGATCAAGGAAACGCTGCGCGCGCTCGGCCCGAAACAGGGGGCGGCCGTCGCGGCGCGCTGA
- the argE gene encoding acetylornithine deacetylase, which yields MSTLDATAPSAATEGDASLVSLPWVKQLVSMDTTSRVPNLGLIETVRDALAAKGIASTITHDPREGWANLFATVPAHDGSTNGGIVLSGHTDVVPVDGQQWDSNPFAPEIRDGRLYGRGTCDMKGFIGAALALLPEMQATKLAKPIHFALSYDEEIGCAGAPLMIADLVKRGVQPSGCIVGEPTSMRPIIAHKGINAYRCCVRGHAAHSSLTPKGLNAIEYAARLICHIRDIADRFRAEGPFDELYDVPFTTAQTSTIQGGNAINTVPAECRFDFEFRNLPTLDPEQIFTRIEAYAQETLLPQMLREHPNAAIEFSKIAAAPGLDATEQAAITQLVRALTADQDKRKVAYGTEAGLFARAGIPSVVCGPGNIEQAHKPNEYVELAQLAGCEQFLRKFIRSMSVDAH from the coding sequence ATGTCCACTCTCGACGCGACGGCGCCGTCCGCCGCAACCGAAGGCGATGCATCGCTCGTCAGCCTGCCCTGGGTCAAGCAACTCGTGTCGATGGACACGACGAGCCGCGTGCCGAACCTCGGCCTGATCGAAACGGTACGCGACGCGCTCGCCGCGAAGGGCATCGCGTCGACGATCACGCACGATCCGCGTGAAGGCTGGGCGAACCTGTTTGCCACCGTGCCCGCGCACGACGGTTCGACGAACGGCGGCATCGTGCTGTCGGGCCACACCGACGTCGTGCCGGTCGACGGCCAGCAATGGGACAGCAACCCGTTCGCGCCGGAAATCCGCGACGGCCGCCTGTACGGCCGCGGCACCTGCGACATGAAGGGCTTCATCGGCGCGGCGCTCGCGCTGCTGCCCGAGATGCAGGCGACGAAGCTCGCGAAGCCGATCCATTTCGCGCTGTCCTACGACGAGGAAATCGGCTGCGCGGGCGCGCCGCTGATGATCGCCGATCTCGTGAAGCGCGGCGTGCAGCCGTCCGGCTGCATCGTCGGCGAGCCGACCAGCATGCGGCCGATCATCGCGCACAAGGGCATCAACGCGTACCGCTGCTGCGTGCGCGGCCACGCCGCGCATTCGTCGCTGACGCCGAAGGGGCTCAACGCGATCGAGTATGCGGCCCGCCTGATCTGCCACATCCGCGACATCGCCGACCGTTTCCGTGCCGAAGGCCCGTTCGACGAACTGTACGACGTGCCGTTCACCACCGCGCAGACGAGCACGATCCAGGGCGGCAACGCGATCAACACGGTGCCGGCCGAGTGCCGCTTCGACTTCGAATTCCGCAACCTGCCGACGCTCGATCCCGAGCAGATCTTCACGCGCATCGAAGCGTATGCGCAGGAAACGCTGCTGCCGCAGATGCTGCGCGAACATCCGAACGCCGCGATCGAATTCTCGAAGATCGCCGCGGCGCCCGGCCTCGACGCGACCGAGCAAGCCGCGATCACGCAGCTCGTGCGCGCGCTGACGGCCGACCAGGACAAGCGCAAGGTCGCGTACGGCACCGAAGCCGGCCTGTTCGCCCGCGCGGGCATTCCGAGCGTCGTGTGCGGGCCCGGCAACATCGAGCAGGCGCACAAGCCGAACGAATATGTCGAGCTCGCGCAGCTCGCCGGCTGCGAGCAGTTCCTGCGCAAGTTCATTCGCAGCATGTCGGTCGACGCGCACTGA
- a CDS encoding pyridoxal-phosphate dependent enzyme, with translation MSTEQQGTAHTTIDGEPIPTLDEIAAQHFALSPWVARTPVFERADLPSLEGTHVNFKFELLQASGSFKARGAFTHLLALDEDRKNAGVTCVSAGNHAAAVAYAAMRLGSSAKVVMFHTASPTRIAQCKQYRAEVVLAGSASQAFDLVRRIEAEEGRFFIHPFNGYHTILGTATLGYEWATQTPDLDAVIAPIGGGGLAAGMATALRLANPRVHVYGVEPEGADAMSRSFAANHTIKMSAMQTIADSLMAPHTEEYSYQLCRRHLDRIVTVSDDALRAAMLFLFSHLKLSVEPACAAALAALLGPLRETLQGKRVGVLLSGTNTDPATLGMHLAHAQLQH, from the coding sequence ATGTCGACTGAACAACAGGGCACTGCCCATACGACGATCGACGGCGAGCCGATTCCGACGCTCGACGAAATCGCCGCGCAGCATTTCGCGTTGTCACCCTGGGTCGCGCGCACGCCCGTGTTCGAGCGCGCCGATCTGCCCTCCCTCGAAGGCACGCACGTCAACTTCAAGTTCGAGCTGTTGCAGGCGAGCGGCAGCTTCAAGGCGCGCGGCGCGTTCACGCACCTGCTCGCGCTCGACGAAGACCGCAAGAACGCGGGCGTCACCTGCGTATCGGCCGGCAATCATGCGGCAGCCGTCGCGTATGCGGCGATGCGGCTCGGCAGCAGCGCGAAGGTCGTGATGTTCCATACCGCGAGCCCGACGCGCATCGCGCAGTGCAAGCAGTACCGCGCGGAAGTCGTGCTGGCAGGCAGCGCGTCGCAGGCGTTCGATCTCGTGCGGCGCATCGAGGCCGAGGAAGGCCGCTTCTTCATTCATCCGTTCAACGGCTATCACACGATCCTCGGCACCGCGACGCTCGGCTACGAATGGGCGACGCAGACGCCGGACCTCGACGCGGTGATCGCGCCGATCGGCGGCGGCGGGCTCGCGGCCGGCATGGCGACCGCGCTGCGGCTCGCGAATCCGCGCGTGCACGTGTACGGCGTCGAGCCGGAAGGCGCCGACGCGATGAGCCGCAGCTTCGCGGCCAATCACACGATCAAGATGAGCGCGATGCAGACGATCGCCGATTCGCTGATGGCGCCGCATACCGAGGAATATAGCTACCAGCTGTGCCGGCGCCACCTCGACCGCATCGTCACCGTCTCCGACGACGCGCTGCGCGCCGCGATGCTGTTCCTGTTCTCGCACCTGAAACTGTCGGTCGAGCCGGCCTGTGCGGCCGCGCTCGCCGCGCTGCTCGGCCCGCTGCGCGAAACGCTGCAGGGCAAGCGCGTCGGCGTGCTGCTGTCGGGCACGAATACCGATCCCGCCACGCTCGGCATGCATCTCGCGCACGCGCAACTGCAGCACTGA
- a CDS encoding DUF3574 domain-containing protein has product MRRLAACAAALALLAGCAAAPSSISGAQPASCTQPGESRMLQADLLFGRDIAGRGPVTDAERAAFLADTVTPRFPDGLTYWDTHGQWRDRSTGGVTREDSFVIRIIADDTPDTRTRLAAIRQAYVQRFHQQSVGMTVMPACASF; this is encoded by the coding sequence ATGCGGCGGCTGGCCGCATGCGCGGCGGCGCTCGCGCTGCTCGCCGGTTGCGCGGCAGCGCCCTCGTCCATCTCGGGCGCGCAACCGGCATCCTGCACGCAACCTGGCGAAAGCCGCATGCTGCAGGCCGACCTGCTGTTCGGGCGCGACATCGCCGGGCGCGGCCCCGTCACCGATGCCGAGCGCGCGGCATTCCTCGCCGACACGGTCACGCCGCGCTTTCCCGACGGCCTCACCTACTGGGACACGCACGGCCAGTGGCGCGACCGCTCGACCGGTGGCGTCACGCGCGAAGACAGCTTCGTGATCCGTATCATCGCCGACGATACGCCGGACACGCGCACACGGCTCGCCGCGATCCGCCAAGCGTACGTCCAGCGATTTCACCAGCAATCGGTCGGCATGACCGTGATGCCGGCCTGCGCGTCGTTCTGA